The following are encoded in a window of Thunnus albacares chromosome 9, fThuAlb1.1, whole genome shotgun sequence genomic DNA:
- the fbn2b gene encoding fibrillin-2b, translating into MGARNLAQVLLGWVAVCLAAVHVACAQNGNGPYQASRFTGTVDQREVQRVRRRGQETLRGPNVCGSRFHSYCCPGWKTLPGGNQCIVPICRNSCGDGFCSRPNMCTCSNGQLSPSCGAGTGAGVQSCNVRCMNGGSCAEDSCSCPKGYTGNHCGQPVCENGCQNGGRCIGPNRCACVYGFTGPQCERDYRTGPCFTQVNNQMCQGQLSGIVCTKTLCCATIGRAWGHPCEQCPAQPHPCRRGFIPNIRTGACQDVDECQAVPGLCAGGNCINTVGSYECKCPAGHRQSETSHKCEDIDECSTIPGVCDGGECTNTAGSYVCTCPRGYISSTDGSRCVDQRVGTCFSALANGRCAAELSGQYTKMQCCCDTGRCWALGQIPEMCPVRGSDEFRRLCIVGVPQGHAFPHGYPNGQFPSTNGNGYNYGYKFPTVPNGNGNGGGNGGNGRGLSIRQHQHIGNVHVNDSIDVCKHFTNLCLNGRCIPTISSYRCECNMGYRQDVRGECIDVDECVSNPCINGDCVNTPGSYHCKCHEGYQGTPTKQACIDIDECIVNGVMCRNGRCVNTEGSFQCICNAGFELTPDGKNCIDHDECATTNMCLNGMCINEDGSFKCICKPGFALAPNGRYCTDIDECQTPGICMNGRCINSEGSFRCECPPGLAIDVDGRVCVDTHMRTTCYGAIKMGTCSRPFPGAVTKSECCCANPEHGFGEPCQPCPSRNSAEFQAVCSSGIGITADGRDINECALDPDICQNGICENLRGSYRCICNIGYESDTSGKNCVDINECLVNRLLCDNGLCRNTPGSYTCSCPKGFVFKPDSETCEDINECESSPCINGACRNVAGSFNCECTHGSKLDSTNTICVDSMKSTCWLTIQDNRCEVNINGATLKSECCSTLGAAWGSPCEPCEIDTACSRGFARMKGLVCEDINECEVFPGVCTNGRCVNTQGSFRCECAEGLTLDSTGRTCVDMRSEQCYMKWHEDECGEPLPGRYRVDMCCCSVGAAWGIDCEECPKPGTTEYRAICPRGPGFANRGDILTGRPFYKDVNECKVFNSLCTYGTCRNTIGSFKCRCNSGFALNAEERNCTDIDECRISPDLCGHGSCVNTPGSFECECFEGYESGFMMMKNCMDIDECERNPLLCRGGTCLNTEGSYECECPTGHSLSTDGSACEDVNECQLSDNLCKNGQCVNMPGTYQCSCDTGYQATPDRQGCVDIDECTIMNGGCETHCTNSEGSYECSCSEGYALMPDLRTCSDIDECEETPDICDGGQCTNIPGEYRCLCYDGFMASMDMRTCIDVNECDLNPNICLHGDCENTKGSFICHCQLGYFVKKGSTGCTDIDECEIGAHNCDMHAACINVPGSFKCRCRDGWIGDGIKCVDQDECSGEDHNCNPNADCVNTPGSYRCTCKEGFNGDGFSCSDMDECADNVNLCENGQCLNAPGGYRCECEMGFTPTEDSKACQDIDECNFQNICVFGTCQNLPGMFRCVCDDGYELDRSGGNCTDINECADPVNCINGLCVNTPGSYLCNCPPDFELNPTGVGCVDTRVGNCFLDISTRGDGGISCSVEIGVGVTRASCCCSQRGAWGNPCELCPAHNTTEYKTLCPGGEGFKPNPITVILEDIDECQELPGLCQGGNCVNTFGSFQCECPGGYYLNEETRICEDIDECTTHIGICGPGTCYNTLGNYTCVCPPEYMQVNGGNNCMDMRKSVCYRNFNDTCENELSFNMTKKMCCCAYNVGKAWNKPCEACPTPATPEYQSLCGNQAPGFIIDIHTGKPIDIDECREIPGICANGVCINQIGSFRCECPMGFSYNNILLICEDIDECNSGDNLCQRNANCINIPGSYRCECSPGFKLSPSGACVDRNECQEIPNVCSHGECIDTQGSYRCLCHNGFKATADQTMCMDIDECDRQPCGNGTCKNTVGSYNCLCFPGFELTHNNDCMDIDECSALQGQVCRNGQCINGLGSFQCLCNEGYENTPDGKNCVDINECVSYPGTCSPGTCQNLDGSFRCICPPGYEVQNDQCIDINECEVEPNICQFGTCTNTPGSFQCSCQPGFVLSDNKRRCYDTRESFCFTKFDAGKCSVPKAFNTTKAKCCCSKMPGEGWGLPCELCPRENEAAFNTLCPYGHGALPGPGDAREDMNECLDNPGICQNGICINTDGSFRCECPFGYNLDYTGVNCVDTDECSIGNPCGNGTCTNVVGGFECSCQEGFEPGPMMTCEDINECSQNPLLCAFRCVNTFGSYECMCPAGYVLRDDQRMCRDQDECSEGLDDCDSKGMTCKNLIGTFMCICPPGMQRRPDGEGCMDLNECRAKPGICKNGRCVNTVGSYRCECNDGFEPSSTGTECIDNRKGFCYIEVLQTMCQQSSTNRNSVTKSECCCNTGRGWGSQCELCPLPGTVQYKKMCPLGPGYTTDGRDINECQVMPDLCRNGQCINTIGSFRCHCNVGYKTDFTATSCVDTDECALSPKPCNFLCKNTEGSYLCSCPRGYSLQPDGKTCKDLDECSTKQHNCQFLCVNTIGGFTCKCPPGFTQHQTACIDNNECTGQSSVCGSQASCVNTPGSFNCECSKGFSLDTTGLECEDVDECSSNHRCQHGCQNMLGGFRCGCPQGYVQHYQWNQCVDENECQAGTMCGSASCYNTLGSYKCVCPSGFDFEQSAGGCQDVNECSVGNNPCIYGCSNTDGGYLCGCPGGFYRAGQGHCITGSGFPGQFGGDGEDDDSLSPEACYECKINGGGKKGRHKRNADENDLNQEPAVSMASVDTLTAIPMNLSLASLLNKEPLLELLPALQPLEHHVRYVITHGNANEHFRLLERRDGKSVLRLGKKPPAPGSYRLDIASLPLFGPRRLHQMEEKHDSDYLQGEIGDALRIKLHIHLH; encoded by the exons ACTACAGGACTGGGCCATGTTTCACGCAGGTGAACAACCAGATGTGTCAGGGCCAGCTCAGTGGAATCGTCTGCACCAAAACCCTCTGCTGCGCTACCATTGGCCGAGCATGGGGCCACCCCTGCGAGCAGTGCCCCGCCCAGCCACACCCCTGCAGACGAGGCTTCATCCCCAACATCCGCACTGGAGCCTGCCAAG ATGTGGATGAGTGCCAGGCAGTGCCAGGTCTTTGTGCTGGAGGTAACTGCATCAACACTGTGGGATCCTACGAGTGTAAATGTCCCGCTGGCCACCGTCAGAGTGAAACCAGCCACAAATGTGAAG ATATCGATGAATGCAGCACCATTCctggtgtgtgtgatggaggagAATGCACCAACACCGCTGGTAGCTACGTCTGCACCTGTCCACGAGGCTACATCTCCAGCACAGATGGCTCCCGATGTGTGG aTCAGCGTGTGGGCACCTGTTTCTCTGCTCTGGCTAATGGCCGCTGTGCTGCAGAGCTGAGTGGCCAATACACCAAGATGCAGTGCTGTTGTGACACAGGCCGTTGCTGGGCTTTGGGACAAATCCCTGAGATGTGCCCCGTCAGAGGGTCTG ACGAGTTCAGGCGACTGTGTATTGTGGGTGTTCCTCAGGGACATGCTTTCCCTCATGGCTACCCCAACGGACAGTTCCCCAGCACCAACGGCAATGGGTACAATTATGGGTACAAGTTTCCCACTGTACCTAATGGTAATGGTAACGGAGGTGGCAACGGAGGGAATGGAAGGGGACTTTCAATCCGTCAACATCAACACATAG GCAATGTTCATGTGAACGACTCCATCGATGTGTGCAAACATTTCACCAACTTGTGTCTGAATGGACGTTGCATTCCCACAATCTCAAGCTACCGCTGTGAGTGCAACATGGGCTACAGGCAGGATGTTCGTGGGGAGTGTATCG aTGTGGATGAGTGTGTGAGCAATCCATGTATCAATGGAGACTGTGTCAACACACCTGGATCATACCACTGCAAGTGCCATGAGGGCTACCAAGGAACCCCCACCAAACAAGCCTGCATTG ATATCGATGAGTGTATTGTGAATGGAGTGATGTGTCGCAACGGCCGCTGTGTCAACACTGAGGGAAGCTTTCAGTGTATCTGCAATGCTGGCTTTGAACTCACTCCAGATGGAAAGAACTGCATTG ACCATGATGAATGCGCCACCACCAATATGTGTCTCAACGGCATGTGTATCAATGAGGACGGCAGCTTTAAGTGTATCTGCAAGCCTGGCTTCGCCTTAGCACCCAATGGACGCTACTGCACCG ACATTGATGAATGTCAGACACCTGGCATTTGTATGAATGGACGCTGCATCAACTCTGAGGGCTCCTTCCGCTGCGAGTGCCCACCAGGCCTTGCTATTGATGTAGatgggagagtgtgtgtggacacacacatgAGGACCACCTGTTATGGTGCCATAAAGATGGGCACATGCTCGCGGCCGTTCCCCGGTGCAGTGACCAAGTCAGAGTGCTGCTGCGCCAATCCTGAACATGGCTTTGGAGAGCCTTGCCAACCCTGCCCCTCCAGAAACTCAG CTGAGTTCCAGGCTGTGTGTAGCAGTGGTATTGGCATTACAGCTGATGGCAGAG ACATCAATGAGTGTGCCCTGGACCCAGACATTTGTCAAAACGGCATATGTGAGAACCTGAGAGGAAGCTACCGTTGCATCTGTAACATCGGCTACGAGTCTGACACCAGTGGCAAAAACTGTGTTG ACATCAATGAGTGTCTGGTGAACCGTCTGCTCTGTGATAACGGTCTGTGCAGAAACACTCCTGGCTCCTACACCTGCTCCTGTCCTAAAGGCTTTGTCTTCAAACCCGACTCAGAGACATGTGAAG ATATCAATGAGTGTGAGTCCAGCCCTTGCATCAATGGAGCGTGTCGCAACGTGGCTGGATCCTTCAACTGCGAGTGCACCCACGGCAGCAAGCTAGACTCCACCAACACCATTTGCGTGG ATAGCATGAAAAGTACTTGTTGGCTGACCATACAAGACAACCGCTGCGAGGTAAACATCAACGGAGCCACACTGAAGTCTGAGTGCTGCTCCACACTGGGAGCTGCCTGGGGCAGCCCATGTGAACCCTGCGAGATCG ACACAGCCTGCTCTCGAGGATTTGCTCGTATGAAGGGCCTTGTCTGTGAAG ACATTAATGAGTGTGAGGTGTTCCCTGGAGTGTGTACAAACGGCCGCTGTGTGAACACCCAGGGCTCCTTCCGCTGTGAGTGTGCCGAGGGACTCACTTTGGACAGCACCGGACGCACATGTGTGG ATATGCGTAGTGAGCAGTGCTATATGAAGTGGCACGAAGATGAGTGTGGCGAGCCTCTGCCAGGGAGATACCGTGTGGACATGTGCTGCTGTTCAGTGGGTGCTGCGTGGGGTATCGACTGTGAGGAGTGTCCCAAACCAGGCACAACCGAGTACAGAGCCATCTGTCCCAGAGGGCCTGGCTTTGCCAACAGGGGAGATATTTTGACTGGCAGGCCTTTCTACAAAG ATGTGAACGAGTGTAAGGTGTTCAACAGTCTGTGTACTTATGGAACTTGCCGCAACACCATCGGCAGTTTCAAGTGTCGGTGTAACAGCGGCTTCGCTCTGAATGCCGAGGAGAGGAACTGCACAG acATTGATGAGTGCCGCATCTCTCCGGACTTGTGTGGTCACGGTTCCTGTGTCAACACACCTGGCAGCTTTGAGTGTGAATGCTTTGAGGGCTATGAGAGCGGcttcatgatgatgaagaacTGCATGG ACATTGATGAGTGTGAGAGAAACCCACTGTTGTGTCGTGGAGGAACCTGTCTGAACACAGAAGGGAGTTATGAGTGTGAATGTCCCACCGGACACTCGCTCAGCACAGATGGATCTGCCTGTGAAG ATGTGAATGAGTGCCAGCTGAGTGACAACTTGTGCAAGAATGGCCAGTGTGTCAATATGCCGGGAACCTACCAGTGCTCCTGTGACACCGGTTACCAGGCCACACCAGACCGTCAGGGCTGCGTTG ATATTGATGAGTGCACCATTATGAATGGAGGCTGTGAGACCCACTGTACCAACTCAGAGGGCAGCTACGAGTGCAGCTGTAGTGAAGGCTACGCTCTCATGCCTGACCTCAGGACCTGTTCAG ATATTGATGAGTGTGAGGAGACTCCAGACATCTGCGATGGAGGCCAGTGTACCAACATTCCTGGGGAATATCGCTGTCTGTGTTACGATGGGTTCATGGCTTCTATGGACATGAGGACCTGTAtcg ATGTAAATGAGTGTGATTTGAACCCAAACATCTGTCTCCACGGTGACTGTGAGAACACCAAAGGCTCCTTCATCTGCCACTGTCAGCTGGGATACTTTGTCAAGAAGGGATCCACGGGTtgcacag ATATTGATGAGTGTGAGATCGGAGCTCATAACTGCGACATGCATGCTGCCTGCATCAACGTGCCTGGAAGCTTTAAATGTCGCTGTCGAGATGGTTGGATTGGAGATGGCATCAAGTGTGTGG ATCAGGATGAGTGCTCTGGCGAGGACCATAACTGCAACCCAAACGCAGACTGTGTCAACACACCAGGATCCTACAGGTGCACATGTAAGGAGGGCTTTAATGGAGACGGCTTTTCCTGCTCTG ATATGGATGAGTGTGCAGACAATGTGAACCTGTGTGAAAACGGCCAGTGTCTGAATGCTCCGGGCGGCTACCGCTGCGAGTGTGAGATGGGATTCACTCCTACAGAAGACAGCAAGGCTTGTCAAG ACATCGATGAGTGTAATTTCCAGAACATCTGCGTGTTTGGCACGTGCCAGAACCTTCCAGGGATGTTCCGCTGTGTGTGCGATGATGGTTATGAACTGGACCGCAGCGGAGGAAACTGCACTG ACATCAACGAGTGTGCGGATCCTGTGAACTGCATCAACGGGCTGTGTGTGAACACTCCGGGGAGCTACCTGTGTAACTGCCCACCTGACTTTGAGCTCAACCCCACTGGTGTGGGCTGCGTGG ATACCCGTGTCGGCAACTGCTTCCTGGATATCAGTACACGTGGTGACGGAGGAATCTCCTGCAGTGTGGAGATCGGAGTGGGTGTGACCAGAGCTTCTTGTTGCTGCTCCCAGAGAGGAGCCTGGGGAAACCCCTGTGAACTGTGCCCTGCCCACAACACCA CGGAATATAAGACTCTCTGTCCAGGAGGAGAGGGATTCAAACCCAACCCCATCACTGTCATCCTGGAGG ATATCGATGAGTGCCAGGAGCTGCCAGGTCTCTGCCAGGGTGGAAACTGTGTGAACACCTTTGGCAGTTTCCAGTGTGAATGTCCAGGAGGCTACTATCTCAATGAGGAGACTCGCATCTGTGAAG ATATTGATGAATGCACAACCCACATTGGGATCTGTGGGCCTGGTACCTGCTACAACACTCTAGGCAACTACACCTGTGTGTGTCCCCCTGAATACATGCAGGTCAATGGAGGAAACAACTGCATGG ACATGAGGAAAAGTGTGTGTTACCGTAACTTCAATGACACATGTGAGAACGAGCTGTCCTTCAACATGACCAAGAAGATGTGCTGCTGTGCCTATAATGTTGGAAAAGCCTGGAACAAGCCATGCGAGGCCTGTCCTACTCCTGCTACCC CTGAGTACCAATCACTGTGTGGTAACCAAGCTCCTGGCTTCATCATTGACATCCACACTGGCAAGCCAATTG ATATTGATGAGTGCAGGGAGATCCCTGGTATCTGTGCAAATGGAGTGTGCATCAACCAAATCGGGAGCTTCCGCTGTGAATGTCCAATGGGCTTCAGCTACAACAATATATTGCTCATTTGTGAAG ATATTGATGAGTGTAACAGCGGGGACAACCTGTGCCAGCGCAACGCCAACTGTATCAACATTCCAGGCAGCTACCGCTGCGAGTGCTCGCCAGGCTTCAAACTGTCCCCCAGTGGGGCCTGTGTGG aCCGTAATGAGTGCCAGGAGATTCCTAATGTGTGTAGTCATGGAGAGTGTATCGACACACAGGGAAGTTACCGCTGTCTCTGCCACAATGGCTTCAAGGCCACTGCTGACCAGACCATGTGCATGG ATATCGACGAGTGTGACAGACAGCCATGTGGTAACGGTACCTGTAAAAACACAGTGGGATCCTACAACTGTCTCTGCTTCCCTGGCTTCGAGCTCACACACAACAATGACTGCATGG ATATAGATGAGTGCAGTGCCCTCCAGGGCCAAGTGTGCAGGAACGGACAGTGTATCAACGGACTTGGTTCCTTCCAGTGTCTCTGTAATGAGGGTTATGAGAATACGCCTGATGGGAAGAATTGTGTTG ATATCAATGAGTGTGTGAGTTACCCCGGCACTTGCTCTCCAGGAACTTGTCAGAATCTTGATGGATCCTTCAGATGTATCTGCCCTCCTGGCTATGAGGTGCAAAATGACCAGTGCATAG ATATCAATGAGTGTGAGGTGGAACCTAACATCTGCCAGTTTGGCACCTGCACCAACACCCCTGGCAGCTTCCAGTGTTCCTGTCAGCCAGGCTTCGTACTCTCCGACAACAAACGGCGCTGCTATG ATACCAGAGAGAGTTTCTGTTTCACCAAATTCGACGCAGGAAAATGCTCCGTCCCCAAAGCCTTCAACACCACCAAGGCTAAGTGCTGCTGCAGCAAGATGCCTGGAGAGGGCTGGGGACTTCCCTGTGAGCTGTGCCCACGAGAGAATGAAG CTGCTTTTAACACTCTGTGTCCATATGGCCATGGAGCCCTGCCTGGACCAGGCGATGCTCGTGAAG ATATGAATGAGTGTCTGGATAACCCGGGCATCTGCCAGAATGGTATCTGCATCAACACAGATGGCTCGTTCCGCTGTGAATGCCCCTTTGGATACAACTTGGATTACACTGGGGTTAACTGTGTTG ACACTGATGAGTGCTCCATTGGAAACCCATGTGGAAATGGAACCTGCACCAATGTGGTGGGAGGCTTCGAGTGTTCATGCCAGGAGGGCTTCGAACCTGGACCCATGATGACCTGTGAAG ACATCAACGAGTGCTCCCAGAATCCTCTGCTGTGTGCCTTCCGGTGTGTCAACACCTTTGGCTCCTATGAGTGTATGTGCCCTGCTGGCTATGTGCTGCGAGATGACCAACGCATGTGTAGAG ACCAAGACGAGTGTTCGGAGGGTCTGGATGACTGTGATTCCAAGGGTATGACTTGTAAGAACCTGATTGGTACCTTCATGTGTATCTGCCCACCTGGCATGCAGCGCCGACCAGATGGAGAGGGATGTATGG ACCTGAACGAGTGCCGCGCCAAGCCTGGCATCTGTAAGAACGGGCGCTGCGTCAACACAGTGGGAAGCTACCGCTGCGAGTGCAATGACGGCTTTGAGCCAAGCTCTACTGGAACTGAGTGTATTG ACAACCGAAAGGGCTTCTGTTACATCGAGGTTCTGCAGACAATGTGTCAGCAGTCATCCACCAACAGGAACAGTGTGACCAAATCTGAGTGCTGCTGCAACACGGGCCGAGGCTGGGGGTCCCAGTGTGAGCTCTGCCCGTTACCTGGCACAGTACAGTACAAGAAGATGTGTCCACTTGGACCTGGCTACACCACCGACGGTAGAG ACATCAACGAGTGCCAGGTGATGCCAGATCTGTGCCGGAACGGTCAGTGCATCAATACCATTGGATCCTTCCGCTGCCACTGTAATGTTGGATACAAGACAGACTTCACTGCAACCTCATGTGTTG ATACGGATGAGTGTGCTCTTTCTCCCAAGCCCTGTAACTTCctgtgtaaaaacacagagGGCAGCTACCTCTGCTCCTGCCCCAGAGGATACAGCCTGCAGCCAGATGGAAAGACCTGCAAAG ATCTGGATGAGTGTTCAACCAAGCAGCATAACTGCCAGTTCCTCTGTGTCAACACCATTGGAGGCTTCACCTGCAAGTGTCCTCCTGGCTTCACCCAGCACCAGACTGCCTGCATTG ATAACAACGAGTGTACAGGtcagagcagtgtgtgtggtTCACAGGCCTCTTGTGTCAACACACCTGGTAGCTTCAACTGTGAATGCTCTAAAGGTTTCTCCTTGGACACCACAGGACTGGAGTGTGAAG ATGTGGATGAGTGTAGCAGTAACCACCGCTGCCAGCACGGCTGTCAGAACATGCTGGGAGGTTTCCGCTGCGGCTGTCCTCAGGGCTACGTGCAGCACTACCAGTGGAACCAGTGTGTGG ATGAGAATGAGTGTCAGGCAGGAACAATGTGTGGCTCTGCTTCCTGCTACAACACACTGGGCAGctacaagtgtgtgtgtccCTCTGGCTTTGACTTTGAGCAGAGTGCTGGTGGCTGCCAAGATGTGAATGAGTGCTCTGTGGGCAACAACCCCTGTATCTACGGCTGTTCCAACACGGACGGAGGCTACCTGTGTGGCTGTCCTGGAGGTTTCTACAGAGCTGGACAGGG TCACTGCATAACAGGGTCAGGTTTCCCAGGTCAGTTTGGTGGTGATGGTGAGGATGATGACAGTCTGTCTCCTGAGGCCTGCTACGAGTGTAAGATCaatggaggaggaaagaaaggacGACACAAGCGCAATGCTGATGAAAATGACCTCAACCAG GAACCAGCAGTGAGTATGGCCAGTGTGGACACCCTCACCGCCATCCCCATGAACCTTTCTCTGGCCTCACTGCTCAACAAGGAGCCTCTACTAGAGCTTCTGCCCGCCCTGCAGCCCCTGGAGCACCACGTACGCTACGTCATCACCCATGGCAACGCTAATGAACACTTCCGTTTACTGGAACGACGTGATGGAAAGAGCGTGCTCCGGCTTGGCAAGAAGCCGCCTGCACCGGGATCCTACCGGCTGGATATCGCCAGCCTGCCGCTGTTTGGGCCCCGAAGACTACACCAGATGGAGGAGAAGCATGACAGTGACTACCTACAAGGGGAAATAGGAGACGCCCTGCGCATCAAGCTCCACATCCACCTGCACTGA